The Caretta caretta isolate rCarCar2 chromosome 5, rCarCar1.hap1, whole genome shotgun sequence genome contains a region encoding:
- the AMBN gene encoding LOW QUALITY PROTEIN: ameloblastin (The sequence of the model RefSeq protein was modified relative to this genomic sequence to represent the inferred CDS: inserted 2 bases in 2 codons), which yields MAPGFIGMGAGFGXPQNPALQGDFTVEDDSPATALKPAVQGRFSLVPQGVSPLPGVNPSGPGTAVILPEGTPVGQESNNNLPSPGGEPAAQSRGFSGATPAAATPEVTQALSDSFMPFGGESTLPLDVQQGAAVDPTLPPDAQHMLVAGNEAXQFIQDAWHFQEP from the exons ATGGCTCCCGGTTTTATAGGCATGGGCGCTGGATTTG TGCCACAAaacccagccctgcagggagaTTTTACTGTTGAGGATGATTCACCAGCCACAGCACTCAAACCAGCAGTCCAAGGAAGGTTCAGCTTGGTTCCCCAAGGAGTCTCCCCACTTCCTGGAGTTAATCCGTCAGGTCCTGGAACTGCTGTCATCCTTCCAGAGGGGACCCCAGTGGGCCAAGAAAGCAACAACAATTTGCCAAGCCCGGGTGGTGAACCTGCAGCTCAGAGCAGAGGATTTTCAGGGGCTACTCCAGCAGCTGCCACCCCTGAAGTAACTCAAGCTCTCTCTGATAGTTTCATGCCCTTTGGTGGCGAGAGCACGCTGCCTCTGGATGTCCAGCAAGGAGCTGCTGTGGATCCTACCTTGCCCCCTGATGCCCAACATATGCTCGTGGCAGGGAATGAGG AACAGTTCATACAAGATGCCTGGCATTTCCAAGAGCCCTGA